In the Klebsiella aerogenes KCTC 2190 genome, one interval contains:
- a CDS encoding fimbrial protein, with protein MSKFLYAVLFFAGMLVSAMPALAGDNNLRETRDITFHGRIAAGTCNVTNPETVDLGKYYKGDFSVAGGNTGNVPVTISFDSCTAEISQATVTFTGTPYSEDPTYGSVIYANQVTPDADGATDVGLQLFDYPAIHVALANGVSYPVPIENGAGALKFIARMYTPHGAPTAGKFSSAVTLNVTYN; from the coding sequence ATGTCAAAATTTTTATATGCTGTTCTGTTTTTCGCGGGGATGCTGGTTAGCGCAATGCCAGCTCTGGCTGGGGATAATAATCTCCGGGAAACACGTGATATTACCTTTCACGGCAGGATTGCCGCAGGGACCTGTAATGTCACCAATCCTGAAACCGTAGATCTGGGGAAATACTATAAAGGAGACTTTTCTGTTGCCGGCGGTAACACCGGTAATGTTCCAGTCACCATCAGTTTTGACAGCTGTACTGCTGAAATCAGCCAGGCCACCGTCACCTTCACCGGCACGCCCTATTCCGAAGACCCGACCTATGGCTCGGTCATTTATGCCAATCAGGTGACGCCTGATGCCGATGGCGCTACCGATGTTGGATTGCAGTTGTTCGATTATCCAGCTATCCACGTGGCGCTGGCCAATGGGGTGAGTTATCCGGTACCCATTGAAAATGGCGCGGGCGCATTGAAATTTATTGCCCGCATGTACACCCCTCATGGCGCCCCAACGGCGGGTAAATTCAGCTCCGCGGTCACGTTGAACGTGACCTATAACTAA
- a CDS encoding fimbrial protein, with protein MSRFHFATVRRMAATSLLFVAGLPSALAYNTQDVINFSVTGNIVAGSCNVSYPATVELGTYLPTDFINEGDSTDNVPFTVSFTNCSPSLTKATVAFTGAVDGTQPFYFANGITAEGGGATDVALELLTDADHWQMSNGQSHDVTLESDSHAGEIIFIARMATPGHNPGTGEFQSVVTLNVVYN; from the coding sequence ATGTCACGCTTTCATTTTGCTACCGTCCGACGCATGGCGGCGACGAGCCTGCTTTTCGTTGCCGGGCTGCCGTCTGCGCTGGCGTACAACACACAGGATGTCATTAACTTCAGCGTCACGGGGAATATTGTGGCAGGCAGCTGTAATGTTAGTTATCCCGCGACCGTTGAACTGGGAACCTATCTGCCAACGGATTTTATTAATGAAGGCGATAGCACGGACAATGTCCCGTTCACTGTCTCTTTCACTAACTGTTCTCCCTCGCTGACTAAAGCGACGGTCGCGTTTACCGGTGCCGTAGATGGAACCCAGCCATTCTATTTTGCCAACGGGATTACGGCAGAGGGGGGCGGCGCAACCGATGTTGCACTGGAATTATTAACCGATGCGGATCACTGGCAAATGTCTAACGGGCAGAGTCATGACGTCACTCTCGAGTCAGACAGCCATGCCGGTGAAATCATTTTTATCGCAAGAATGGCAACCCCAGGCCACAACCCCGGCACCGGGGAGTTCCAGAGCGTCGTCACCCTGAACGTTGTTTATAACTAG
- a CDS encoding fimbria/pilus outer membrane usher protein — protein MEKVKHTYVLSLGLGLSIAFSSFSAIAQEHFNPRLLETDSTETPMMDLSLFAKDEVPPGDYNVDIYINGSLVDTKTISFRKLSDDKNTTAGQVVGACLSVSELKAWNVRVDNYFSEQDKTSECASLQAIPGLEQKMDLANQRFDLTIPQVALLNTARGYVSPERWDEGIAAGLLNYSVSGQQDLHHRNGVDSSNQFVSLQPGLNLGAWRLRNYSTYSHSESESEWDSVYTYASRDIKSLKSQLVLGQGTTRGGVFDSVGFTGVQMYSDNDMKPDSMQGFAPVIRGIARSNAEVTVYQNGHSIYKATVPPGPFEFSDMYPTGSSGDLKVVIKESDGSQSSFIVPYATLPVLQREGQVQYGLVAGRTRQDGSDSRAEDFNFVQGSAAWGVGKGVTLYGGYIQAEDKYSNLIAGTGFNLGSAGALSFDISQSWADVPQPDNIRQMEHHSGQSYRVRYSKTLQQTNTDIAVAGYKFSTRGYLSFQDFLNDWDPGNSAIDNGRERNRFDVTISQTLPFGTLSLTMYDASYWNSQHADSLNLGFSSTLGPVSYSLNYAHTKNVDGGYGNDSDEYDDDNVFSLNFSVPFSAFSNSEAAQSISANYSMNSSKHGDTTHNIGISGTAMQQNQLNWQVSEGYNADSEATNGNVTVGYQSSYADVSAGYSYDDYSRRLNYSLRGGMVVHSGGITLARQLNDSVALVETPGVSGVPINGQTNVHTDYFGNAIVPYVRPYHSNQISLNTVEASDATAAIDNVAKTVVPTKGAVVRVKYNTWIGRKAMMTLIFNGKPVPFGAVVTQTSDDSDDTRSSIVGDSGEVYLVGLADKGQLMVKWGDGANKRCAVDYTLAGAKSQADILFINGICHPVQGAH, from the coding sequence ATGGAAAAAGTTAAGCATACCTATGTCCTTTCTTTAGGGCTGGGGCTCAGTATTGCCTTCAGTTCTTTCAGCGCCATTGCTCAGGAACATTTTAACCCTCGTCTTTTGGAAACGGATAGTACAGAGACGCCAATGATGGATCTCAGTCTGTTTGCCAAAGATGAGGTACCGCCTGGTGACTATAACGTCGATATTTATATCAACGGTAGCCTGGTGGATACTAAAACCATTTCCTTTCGCAAGCTGTCGGACGACAAAAACACCACTGCCGGGCAGGTTGTTGGAGCGTGCCTGAGCGTGTCTGAGCTGAAAGCCTGGAATGTGCGGGTCGATAACTACTTTAGCGAACAGGACAAAACCAGCGAGTGCGCCAGCCTGCAGGCTATTCCGGGTCTGGAACAGAAAATGGATCTGGCGAATCAGCGCTTTGATCTCACTATCCCGCAGGTTGCCCTGCTCAACACCGCCCGTGGTTACGTTTCGCCAGAGCGATGGGATGAAGGTATTGCCGCCGGTTTGCTTAACTACAGCGTCTCTGGTCAGCAGGATTTGCACCACCGTAATGGCGTGGACAGTAGCAACCAGTTCGTCAGCCTACAGCCGGGACTGAACCTGGGGGCGTGGCGTTTGCGTAACTATTCCACCTACAGCCACTCTGAATCCGAAAGTGAGTGGGATTCGGTGTACACCTACGCTTCCCGCGATATTAAATCTCTGAAAAGCCAACTGGTTCTCGGGCAGGGCACCACCCGCGGCGGTGTGTTCGATAGCGTGGGTTTTACCGGGGTACAGATGTATTCCGATAATGATATGAAGCCGGACAGCATGCAGGGCTTCGCGCCGGTGATCCGCGGTATCGCCCGCAGCAACGCCGAGGTCACGGTGTACCAGAACGGACACAGCATCTATAAGGCCACGGTGCCACCGGGGCCATTCGAATTCAGCGATATGTACCCGACCGGTAGCTCCGGCGACCTGAAAGTGGTGATCAAGGAGTCTGACGGTTCGCAAAGCAGCTTTATCGTCCCTTACGCCACGCTGCCGGTGCTGCAGCGTGAAGGGCAGGTGCAATATGGCCTGGTGGCGGGTAGAACCCGTCAGGACGGCTCGGATTCGCGGGCGGAAGACTTTAACTTTGTCCAGGGATCGGCGGCCTGGGGCGTCGGCAAAGGCGTGACCTTGTACGGCGGTTATATTCAGGCGGAAGACAAATACTCCAACCTGATTGCCGGTACCGGTTTTAACCTCGGCAGCGCCGGTGCGCTCTCTTTTGATATTTCACAGTCGTGGGCGGATGTCCCGCAGCCGGACAATATACGGCAGATGGAACACCATAGCGGCCAGTCGTACCGCGTGCGCTACAGCAAGACGCTGCAGCAGACCAACACCGATATTGCGGTGGCTGGCTACAAATTCTCAACCCGCGGTTATCTGTCGTTCCAGGATTTCCTCAATGACTGGGACCCGGGCAACAGCGCCATCGATAACGGTCGCGAACGTAACCGTTTCGACGTGACTATCTCGCAGACGCTGCCTTTCGGGACGTTGTCCCTGACCATGTATGACGCCTCCTACTGGAACAGCCAGCACGCCGACTCGCTGAACCTCGGCTTCAGCAGCACGCTGGGGCCGGTATCGTACTCGCTAAACTATGCGCACACGAAAAACGTTGATGGCGGTTATGGCAACGATTCCGATGAATACGATGACGATAACGTCTTCTCGCTTAACTTTAGCGTACCGTTCAGCGCCTTCAGCAATAGTGAAGCGGCGCAGTCGATTTCGGCTAACTACTCGATGAACAGCAGCAAACACGGCGATACCACGCATAACATCGGTATTTCCGGCACCGCAATGCAGCAAAACCAGCTCAACTGGCAGGTGTCGGAAGGCTATAACGCCGATTCAGAAGCGACCAACGGCAACGTTACCGTCGGCTACCAGAGCTCGTATGCCGATGTGTCCGCCGGTTACAGCTACGACGACTACAGCCGTCGTCTGAACTATAGCCTGCGCGGTGGAATGGTGGTTCACAGCGGCGGTATTACCCTGGCCCGTCAGTTGAATGACAGCGTAGCGCTGGTGGAAACGCCGGGCGTCTCCGGGGTGCCGATCAATGGCCAGACTAACGTCCATACCGACTACTTTGGTAATGCGATTGTGCCGTACGTGCGTCCGTACCACAGTAACCAGATTTCCCTCAATACCGTGGAGGCCAGCGATGCCACTGCGGCCATTGATAACGTCGCCAAAACCGTGGTGCCGACCAAAGGCGCGGTGGTCCGCGTGAAGTACAACACCTGGATTGGCCGGAAGGCGATGATGACGTTGATCTTCAACGGTAAGCCGGTGCCGTTCGGCGCGGTAGTCACGCAAACCAGCGATGATTCGGACGACACCCGCAGCAGCATCGTCGGCGACAGTGGTGAAGTGTACCTGGTTGGTCTCGCCGATAAAGGGCAACTGATGGTCAAGTGGGGCGACGGGGCGAACAAACGGTGTGCCGTTGACTACACACTGGCGGGCGCGAAGTCGCAGGCCGATATTCTGTTTATCAACGGGATATGCCATCCCGTCCAGGGGGCTCACTGA
- a CDS encoding fimbria/pilus periplasmic chaperone has translation MKPIAAFVFCVAAVASLNASASIVTGGTRVIFDGSHQAASLSVENSDKVTNLVQSWVSPAEGSALKKETMIITPPLFRLEAGKKASIRIVRSGMPVPEDRESLLWLNVKGIPATDDSSAGKNTMQIAINSKIKLIYRPVALKGQSPESSANKVVWKPAAGGVQVNNPTPFYMNFSRIEINNHALSGQYFVAPFSTLNISEGKIPSHGKVTWSLINDYGVKGQDKVSSY, from the coding sequence ATGAAACCCATCGCAGCTTTTGTTTTTTGTGTGGCCGCCGTTGCCAGTCTGAATGCGTCTGCCAGTATCGTTACCGGCGGAACGCGGGTGATTTTTGACGGCTCCCATCAGGCCGCCTCGTTATCCGTGGAAAACTCGGACAAAGTTACCAATCTGGTGCAATCCTGGGTCAGTCCCGCCGAAGGTAGCGCGCTGAAAAAAGAAACTATGATTATTACGCCGCCGCTGTTTCGCCTCGAAGCCGGGAAAAAAGCGTCGATCCGGATTGTTCGTTCAGGGATGCCGGTTCCGGAAGATCGCGAATCATTATTGTGGCTAAACGTAAAAGGTATTCCTGCTACGGATGATAGTTCTGCTGGCAAAAATACCATGCAGATTGCCATCAATTCGAAAATTAAGCTGATCTATCGCCCGGTTGCGCTCAAAGGCCAGTCGCCGGAAAGCAGTGCAAATAAAGTGGTATGGAAGCCGGCTGCCGGCGGTGTGCAGGTCAATAACCCGACGCCGTTTTATATGAACTTCTCCCGTATAGAAATTAATAATCATGCGCTCAGCGGCCAATATTTTGTCGCACCGTTCTCCACGCTGAATATTTCCGAAGGGAAGATCCCCTCCCACGGCAAAGTGACCTGGTCGCTGATTAATGATTACGGCGTGAAAGGTCAGGACAAAGTCTCTTCATATTAA
- a CDS encoding fimbrial protein has protein sequence MKLTKIGAALVLTFGMSAAAMASNTITFNGEVLETGCNITVDGGTPDATVELGSVAATDLVAKGDLGAPKQFVFNLDQCPTASNVNIVFSAPVDPVAGDDSYFANTASGVGVTAAQNVAVQLKQGGSNGTIVKNNADNDPITLDSGSATETYTASMIAVDQAVAGTVQSVVTYNVRYN, from the coding sequence ATGAAACTTACTAAAATCGGCGCAGCTCTGGTTCTGACTTTTGGCATGAGCGCGGCAGCGATGGCATCTAACACCATTACCTTTAACGGTGAAGTGCTGGAGACGGGTTGCAACATCACTGTTGATGGCGGTACTCCGGATGCAACCGTTGAACTGGGCAGCGTGGCAGCAACTGATTTGGTAGCAAAAGGTGACCTCGGCGCGCCGAAACAGTTCGTTTTTAATCTGGACCAGTGCCCGACTGCGTCCAATGTCAATATTGTCTTCTCTGCTCCGGTTGACCCGGTGGCAGGTGATGACTCGTACTTCGCGAATACTGCCTCTGGGGTTGGCGTCACTGCTGCACAAAACGTTGCCGTTCAACTGAAGCAAGGCGGTTCTAATGGCACCATCGTGAAGAACAATGCAGACAACGATCCTATTACCCTGGACTCTGGTTCTGCTACCGAGACCTACACCGCATCGATGATTGCTGTTGATCAGGCTGTTGCTGGTACGGTTCAGTCCGTTGTGACCTATAACGTCCGTTATAACTAA
- a CDS encoding non-oxidative hydroxyarylic acid decarboxylases subunit D codes for MICPRCADEQIEVMATSPVKGVWIVYQCQHCLYTWRNTEPLRRTSREHYPEAFRMTQKDIDEAPQVPHIPPLLAADKR; via the coding sequence ATGATTTGTCCACGTTGCGCTGATGAGCAGATTGAAGTGATGGCGACGTCGCCGGTAAAAGGGGTGTGGATCGTTTACCAGTGCCAGCACTGCCTCTATACCTGGCGTAATACCGAACCGCTGCGTCGTACCAGCCGCGAACATTATCCGGAAGCGTTCCGCATGACGCAGAAAGATATTGATGAGGCGCCGCAGGTGCCGCATATTCCACCGCTGTTGGCGGCAGATAAGCGTTAA
- a CDS encoding non-oxidative hydroxyarylic acid decarboxylases subunit C: MAFDDLRSFLQALDEQGQLLKISEEVNAEPDLAAAANATGRIGDGAPALWFDNIRGFTDARVAMNTIGSWQNHAISLGLPPNTPVKKQIDEFIRRWDKFPVTPERRANPAWAENTVDGDDINLFDILPLFRLNDGDGGFYLDKACVVSRDPLDPDHFGKQNVGIYRMEVKGKRKLGLQPVPMHDIALHLHKAEERGEDLPIAITLGNDPIITLMGATPLKYDQSEYEMAGALRESPYPIATAPLTGFDVPWGSEVILEGVIEGRKREIEGPFGEFTGHYSGGRNMTVVRIDKVSYRTKPIFESLYLGMPWTEIDYLMGPATCVPLYQQLKAEFPEVQAVNAMYTHGLLAIISTKKRYGGFARAVGLRAMTTPHGLGYVKMVIMVDEDVDPFNLPQVMWALSSKVNPAGDLVQLPNMSVLELDPGSSPAGITDKLIIDATTPVAPDLRGHYSQPVQDLPETKAWAEKLTAMLANRK, from the coding sequence ATGGCTTTTGATGATTTACGCAGCTTTTTGCAGGCGCTTGATGAGCAGGGGCAACTGCTAAAAATTAGCGAAGAGGTGAATGCCGAGCCGGATCTCGCCGCTGCCGCTAACGCCACAGGGCGCATCGGTGACGGCGCGCCAGCGTTGTGGTTTGATAACATTCGCGGCTTTACCGACGCCCGTGTCGCCATGAACACCATCGGTTCCTGGCAAAACCACGCGATTTCGCTGGGGCTGCCGCCAAACACGCCGGTGAAAAAGCAGATTGATGAATTTATTCGCCGCTGGGATAAATTCCCGGTAACGCCGGAGCGTCGCGCTAATCCAGCGTGGGCGGAAAACACCGTTGATGGCGACGATATCAACCTGTTCGATATTCTGCCGCTGTTCCGCCTGAACGATGGCGACGGTGGTTTCTATCTCGACAAAGCCTGTGTGGTTTCGCGCGATCCGCTTGACCCGGACCACTTTGGCAAACAGAACGTCGGTATTTACCGGATGGAAGTGAAAGGCAAGCGCAAGCTGGGCCTGCAGCCGGTACCGATGCACGATATCGCGCTGCATCTGCATAAAGCGGAAGAGCGCGGTGAGGATCTGCCCATTGCCATCACCCTGGGTAACGACCCGATTATTACCCTGATGGGCGCGACGCCGCTGAAATATGACCAGTCAGAATATGAGATGGCGGGCGCGCTGCGCGAAAGCCCGTATCCCATCGCCACCGCGCCGCTGACCGGCTTTGACGTTCCCTGGGGCTCAGAGGTGATCCTTGAAGGGGTGATTGAAGGGCGCAAGCGTGAAATCGAAGGGCCGTTCGGCGAGTTCACCGGCCACTACTCAGGCGGCCGCAATATGACGGTGGTGCGTATCGATAAAGTCTCTTATCGCACAAAACCGATTTTTGAATCGTTGTATCTCGGAATGCCGTGGACCGAAATCGACTATCTGATGGGCCCGGCGACCTGCGTGCCGCTGTACCAGCAGCTGAAGGCGGAGTTCCCGGAGGTGCAGGCGGTCAATGCCATGTACACCCATGGTCTGCTGGCGATTATCTCCACCAAAAAACGCTACGGCGGTTTTGCCCGCGCGGTGGGATTACGGGCAATGACTACCCCGCACGGCCTCGGTTACGTGAAAATGGTGATCATGGTCGATGAAGATGTCGATCCGTTCAACCTGCCGCAGGTGATGTGGGCGCTCTCCTCGAAGGTCAACCCGGCGGGCGACCTGGTACAGTTGCCGAACATGTCGGTGCTGGAGCTTGACCCTGGTTCCAGTCCGGCGGGGATCACCGACAAACTGATTATCGACGCCACCACCCCGGTTGCGCCTGACCTTCGCGGTCACTACAGCCAGCCGGTTCAGGATTTACCGGAAACCAAAGCCTGGGCTGAAAAACTGACCGCCATGTTGGCCAACCGTAAATAA
- a CDS encoding non-oxidative hydroxyarylic acid decarboxylases subunit B: MKLIIGMTGATGAPLGVALLQALNEMPDVETHLVMSKWAKTTIELETPYSARDVAALADFCHSPADQAATISSGSFRTDGMIVIPCSMKTLAGIRAGYAEGLVGRAADVVLKEGRKLVLVPREMPLSTIHLENMLALSRMGVAMVPPMPAYYNHPETVEDITNHIVTRVLDQFGLEYHKARRWNGLRAVENLSQEN, encoded by the coding sequence ATGAAACTGATTATTGGGATGACCGGGGCGACCGGCGCGCCGTTAGGCGTCGCGCTGTTACAGGCGCTGAATGAAATGCCGGATGTGGAAACGCATCTGGTCATGTCGAAATGGGCAAAAACCACCATTGAGCTGGAAACGCCCTATAGCGCTCGTGATGTCGCCGCGCTGGCGGACTTCTGCCATAGCCCTGCGGATCAGGCCGCGACCATCTCATCAGGATCGTTTCGTACCGACGGCATGATTGTTATCCCCTGCAGCATGAAAACGCTGGCGGGTATTCGCGCTGGCTATGCGGAAGGGTTAGTCGGCCGCGCGGCGGACGTGGTGCTGAAAGAGGGGCGCAAGCTGGTTCTGGTGCCGCGTGAAATGCCGCTGAGCACCATTCATCTGGAGAACATGCTGGCGCTGTCGCGCATGGGCGTGGCGATGGTGCCGCCCATGCCTGCCTATTACAACCACCCGGAAACGGTAGAGGATATCACCAACCATATCGTGACCCGGGTGCTGGATCAGTTTGGTCTCGAATATCACAAAGCGCGCCGCTGGAACGGCCTGCGCGCGGTCGAGAATTTATCACAGGAGAATTAA
- a CDS encoding MarR family winged helix-turn-helix transcriptional regulator gives MELRNEAFHLLRQLFQQHTARWQHELPELTKPQYAVMRSVAEHPGIEQVTLIEAAVSTKATLAEMLSRMEKRGLVRREHDPSDKRRRFVYLTNEGQALLANSMPQGNRVDEEFLSRLNEEERAQFSRLVLKMMENKNAD, from the coding sequence ATGGAGTTACGTAACGAGGCGTTCCACCTTCTACGCCAGCTTTTTCAACAGCATACCGCGCGCTGGCAGCATGAATTACCGGAACTGACCAAGCCGCAATACGCGGTGATGCGCTCGGTCGCCGAACATCCTGGTATCGAGCAGGTGACGCTTATCGAAGCGGCCGTCAGCACGAAAGCGACGCTGGCGGAAATGCTAAGCCGGATGGAGAAACGCGGGCTGGTACGCCGCGAACACGATCCGAGCGATAAACGTCGCCGCTTTGTCTATCTGACGAATGAAGGGCAGGCGCTGCTGGCAAATTCCATGCCGCAGGGCAACCGGGTCGATGAAGAATTTTTGAGCCGCCTTAACGAAGAGGAGCGCGCGCAGTTTTCCCGGCTGGTGCTGAAAATGATGGAAAATAAAAACGCGGATTAA
- a CDS encoding LysR family transcriptional regulator: MLNLQRVTMFVAVVDAGSFTAAAAALGQTKAVVSFNVRQLESELGVTLLLRSTRRLTLTEAGAVFYQRGVGLLKAAENLQDEVRASHAGLSGELRITTTPEYGAQVIIPALAEFACRHPALRVRHVSSSYHADLISERFDVAIRLGTLADSRYHAARISRFAIVPVASPIWLDKHPLRTLADLAQAAWIVNERLATPLRWQLLTAEGQSIAFEITQPPRISADSAQALMGFALAGSGVALLPEWLVAEAIARQELVRVVPEYIFPSQGVYAVYPDAQHVPTKVRAFIDFLRERTA; encoded by the coding sequence ATGCTAAACCTGCAGCGCGTTACCATGTTTGTCGCCGTTGTTGATGCCGGAAGCTTTACTGCCGCGGCGGCGGCGCTTGGGCAGACCAAAGCGGTGGTCAGTTTTAACGTTCGCCAGCTAGAGAGTGAACTGGGGGTGACGTTGCTGCTGCGTTCGACGCGCCGGTTAACGCTCACCGAAGCCGGGGCGGTGTTTTACCAGCGCGGCGTCGGGCTGTTGAAAGCCGCGGAGAATTTACAGGATGAGGTGCGCGCCAGCCACGCCGGGTTAAGCGGTGAACTGCGGATCACCACCACCCCGGAATATGGCGCCCAGGTGATTATCCCGGCACTGGCGGAATTTGCTTGTCGACATCCGGCGCTGCGGGTGCGTCACGTCTCATCGTCTTATCACGCGGATTTGATCTCTGAACGTTTTGATGTCGCGATACGCCTCGGGACCCTGGCCGATTCACGCTATCATGCGGCCCGGATTTCGCGTTTCGCCATCGTGCCCGTGGCCTCGCCGATTTGGCTGGATAAACATCCGCTGCGCACGCTTGCCGACCTGGCGCAGGCGGCGTGGATTGTTAACGAGCGCCTGGCGACGCCGCTACGCTGGCAGCTCCTGACCGCCGAAGGGCAATCGATCGCTTTTGAAATTACGCAACCACCGCGGATCTCAGCCGATAGCGCACAAGCGTTAATGGGCTTCGCGCTGGCGGGAAGCGGAGTGGCGCTACTCCCGGAGTGGCTGGTGGCCGAAGCTATCGCGCGGCAGGAGCTGGTGCGGGTAGTGCCAGAGTATATTTTTCCATCGCAGGGGGTATACGCCGTCTACCCGGACGCGCAGCATGTGCCAACCAAGGTCCGGGCATTTATCGATTTTCTGCGCGAACGAACCGCTTAA
- a CDS encoding DUF4440 domain-containing protein — translation MNPWIQEVIDAHVIIEQWLGRKEGSAQALMSRFAQEFTMVPISGAKMDYPTVSGFFHSAGGSRPGLSIVVDNAQVLSEWHDGGAVLYRESQTLPEQGEVVRWSTAIFQRIEGKILWRHLQETRIG, via the coding sequence ATGAACCCATGGATCCAAGAAGTTATCGACGCCCACGTGATCATTGAACAATGGCTGGGCCGGAAAGAAGGTAGCGCACAAGCGCTGATGAGCCGTTTTGCACAAGAGTTTACAATGGTTCCTATCAGCGGCGCTAAGATGGATTACCCGACGGTAAGCGGCTTTTTCCATAGCGCTGGCGGCAGCCGCCCTGGATTAAGTATCGTGGTTGATAATGCGCAGGTGTTGAGCGAATGGCATGACGGCGGCGCGGTGCTCTACCGCGAAAGCCAGACCCTGCCGGAACAAGGCGAAGTCGTGCGCTGGTCCACGGCGATATTTCAACGCATTGAGGGAAAAATCCTCTGGCGTCACCTGCAGGAAACCCGTATCGGTTAA
- the rpoS gene encoding RNA polymerase sigma factor RpoS → MSQNTLKVHDLNEDAEFDENGMEVFDEKALVEEEPSDSDLAEEELLSQGATQRVLDATQLYLGEIGYSPLLTAEEEVYFARRALRGDVASRRRMIESNLRLVVKIARRYSNRGLALLDLIEEGNLGLIRAVEKFDPERGFRFSTYATWWIRQTIERAIMNQTRTIRLPIHIVKELNVYLRTARELSHKLDHEPSAEEIAEQLDKPVDDVSRMLRLNERITSVDTPLGGDSEKALLDILADEKDNGPEDTTQDDDMKQSIVKWLFELNAKQREVLARRFGLLGYEAATLEDVGREIGLTRERVRQIQVEGLRRLREILQGQGLNIEALFRE, encoded by the coding sequence ATGAGTCAGAATACGCTGAAAGTTCATGATTTAAATGAAGACGCGGAATTTGATGAGAACGGAATGGAGGTTTTCGACGAGAAAGCCTTAGTAGAAGAGGAACCCAGTGATAGCGATCTGGCTGAGGAAGAGCTGCTGTCGCAAGGCGCCACCCAGCGCGTTCTCGATGCGACACAGCTGTATCTTGGTGAGATTGGTTATTCCCCGCTGCTGACGGCCGAAGAAGAAGTCTATTTCGCCCGTCGCGCACTACGTGGAGATGTTGCTTCACGCCGTCGCATGATTGAAAGTAACCTGCGTCTGGTGGTGAAGATTGCTCGTCGTTACAGCAATCGTGGTCTGGCGCTGCTGGATCTGATTGAAGAAGGTAACCTCGGCCTGATCCGCGCAGTTGAGAAGTTTGACCCGGAGCGTGGGTTCCGTTTTTCAACCTACGCCACCTGGTGGATCCGTCAAACGATTGAACGGGCGATTATGAACCAAACCCGTACCATTCGTTTACCCATCCATATTGTGAAAGAGCTGAACGTTTATCTGCGTACCGCGCGCGAGTTGTCGCATAAGCTGGACCACGAGCCAAGCGCCGAAGAGATAGCCGAACAGCTGGATAAACCGGTTGATGACGTTAGCCGTATGCTGCGTCTGAACGAGCGCATTACCTCAGTGGATACCCCGCTGGGCGGTGACTCAGAAAAAGCGCTGCTGGATATTCTGGCCGATGAAAAAGACAACGGCCCGGAAGACACCACGCAGGACGATGATATGAAACAAAGCATCGTCAAATGGCTGTTCGAACTGAACGCCAAACAGCGCGAAGTACTGGCTCGTCGTTTCGGGCTGCTGGGATATGAAGCCGCAACGCTTGAAGATGTGGGTCGTGAAATCGGCCTGACCCGCGAACGCGTGCGTCAGATTCAGGTGGAAGGCCTGCGCCGCCTGCGGGAGATCCTGCAGGGACAGGGGCTAAACATCGAAGCGCTATTCCGCGAATAA